A portion of the Carya illinoinensis cultivar Pawnee chromosome 11, C.illinoinensisPawnee_v1, whole genome shotgun sequence genome contains these proteins:
- the LOC122280734 gene encoding endoglucanase CX-like — protein sequence MAFTTTLLAWSVIEFGNSMHNQIENARAAIKWGADYLLKAATATPDTLYVQVGDANMDHRCWERPEDMDTPRNVYKVTAQNPGSDVAAETAAALAAASIVFKDSNPSYSTQLLHTAMKVFDFADRYRGSYSDSLKSVVCPFYCSYSGYHDELLWGASWIHTASQNSTYLAYIRSNGHTLGADDDDYTFSWDDKRAGTKVLLSKGFLEKRTGELQLYKAHSDNYICSLMPGTSNFQAQYTPGGLFYKASENNLQYVTTTAFLLLTYAKYLSSNGGVATCGGSTVKAENLISQAKKQVDYVLGNNPAKMSYMVGFGQRYPQHVHHRGSSIPSIHAHPDRIACSNGFQYLNSASPNPNILVGAIVGGPDSKDNFADDRNNYQQSEPTTYINAPFVGALAYFSS from the exons ATGGCCTTCACCACTACACTATTAGCATGGAGTGTCATTGAGTTTGGTAACTCCATGCACAACCAGATTGAGAATGCCAGAGCTGCCATCAAATGGGGCGCTGATTATCTTTTAAAAGCTGCCACTGCAACCCCGGATACCTTATACGTCCAA GTGGGAGATGCAAATATGGATCATCGCTGCTGGGAGAGGCCAGAGGATATGGATACGCCACGCAATGTCTACAAGGTAACTGCTCAAAACCCAGGATCAGATGTAGCAGCAGAGACGGCTGCTGCACTGGCTGCAGCTTCAATAGTATTCAAAGACTCCAATCCCTCTTATTCCACCCAATTGCTTCATACGGCCATGAAA GTATTCGATTTTGCAGACAGGTATAGAGGTTCTTACAGTGACTCTCTCAAATCAGTTGTCTGCCCATTTTACTGCTCTTACTCAGGCTACCAT GATGAGCTTCTTTGGGGTGCATCGTGGATTCATACAGCCTCACAGAACAGCACATACTTGGCTTACATCAGGTCCAACGGCCACACCTTGGGCGCAGATGATGATGACTACACTTTCAGTTGGGATGACAAGCGAGCTGGGACCAAAGTTTTGCTTTCCAAG GGTTTTCTAGAGAAAAGGACTGGAGAGTTGCAGCTATACAAAGCACACTCAGACAACTACATATGTTCTCTAATGCCCGGAACATCTAATTTTCAGGCTCAGTATACCCCTG GGGGACTTTTCTACAAAGCAAGTGAAAACAATCTGCAGTATGTTACTACCACAGCTTTCCTCCTCCTAACATATGCCAAGTATCTTAGCTCCAATGGCGGAGTTGCCACATGCGGTGGTTCGACAGTCAAGGCAGAAAATCTCATTTCACAGGCAAAGAAGCAAGTTGACTACGTTTTAGGAAATAATCCGGCAAAGATGTCTTACATGGTAGGCTTCGGACAGAGATACCCACAGCACGTCCACCATAGGGGCTCCTCTATTCCTTCTATACATGCCCACCCTGATCGCATTGCCTGCAGCAATGGTTTTCAATACCTGAATTCCGCCTCTCCCAATCCAAATATCCTTGTTGGAGCCATAGTTGGTGGCCCTGATAGTAAAGACAACTTCGCTGATGATCGGAACAACTACCAGCAATCTGAGCCAACTACATATATAAATGCACCATTCGTTGGTGCTCTTGCTTACTTTTCTTCTTAA
- the LOC122280987 gene encoding GDSL esterase/lipase At5g41890 has translation MDIFRFSKLLIFTSFVLTSFHVLPSLSFISFVFGDSLVDAGNNDYLFTLSKANLPPYGIDFKPSGGQPTGRFTNGRTIPDIIGQTLGAVSFPPPYLAPNTQPDAIHGGINYASGASGILDKTGSLFIGRIPLSNQVNYFEQSRNYMVNVMGEKRTKAFLKKAIFSLTTGSNDMLNYVQPSIPFLGGDKVFPSTFQDYMVFNLTTQLKRLHELGARKFVVVGIAPLGCIPFVRALNLLPRGKCSVEVNTLIQGYNQRLNSTLDQLNRQLGPESVFVYANSYDVFSRIILSYRHYGFENADEPCCGGNFPPFICFKGNNNASTATSVLCDDRSKYVFWDAYHPTEAVNIIISKMLLDGDESISFPMNIRELYNYNNS, from the exons ATGGATATCTTTAGGTTTTCAAAGCTTCTCATATTCACTAGCTTTGTTCTTACTTCCTTTCATGTTTTGCCTagtctttcttttatttcattcgtGTTTGGAGACTCCCTCGTGGATGCTGGGAACAATGACTACCTTTTCACCCTCTCAAAGGCGAATTTGCCTCCTTATGGCATCGACTTCAAGCCTTCGGGTGGGCAACCCACCGGAAGATTCACCAATGGTCGAACCATACCCGACATTATAG GTCAAACCCTTGGAGCTGTGTCGTTTCCCCCACCTTACCTAGCTCCAAATACTCAACCTGATGCAATTCATGGAGGAATAAATTATGCTTCTGGAGCTTCAGGCATATTGGACAAAACAGGATCGCTGTtt ATAGGAAGAATTCCGTTAAGTAATCAGGTGAACTATTTTGAGCAAAGTAGAAATTACATGGTAAATGTAATGGGAGAGAAACGTACAAAGGCATTCCTAAAGAAGGCAATATTCTCTTTAACGACTGGGTCCAATGATATGTTGAATTATGTTCAACCATCCATTCCCTTTCTTGGGGGTGACAAGGTTTTTCCCTCTACGTTCCAAGATTATATGGTTTTTAACTTGACCACACAGCTTAAG CGTTTACATGAATTGGGGGCTAGAAAGTTCGTTGTGGTTGGGATTGCACCACTGGGATGCATACCATTTGTTCGTGCGCTGAATTTACTACCAAGAGGAAAATGCTCAGTTGAGGTCAATACATTGATCCAAGGCTACAATCAGAGACTGAACTCAACACTAGATCAATTGAATCGACAGTTGGGACCAGAATCTGTATTTGTGTATGCAAACTCCTATGATGTTTTCTCGAGGATCATACTAAGTTATCGCCATTACG GTTTTGAGAATGCCGATGAACCGTGCTGTGGAGGAAACTTCCCACCATTTATTTGCTTTAAGGGCAATAATAATGCAAGCACAGCTACCTCTGTTCTGTGTGATGATCGATCGAAGTATGTGTTTTGGGATGCATATCACCCAACAGAAGCTGTCAATATCATCATTTCCAAAATGTTACTCGATGGTGATGAAAGCATTAGCTTTCCAATGAACATCCGTGAACTTTACAACTACAACAACTCCTAG
- the LOC122282850 gene encoding probable lysophospholipase BODYGUARD 3 isoform X2, whose protein sequence is MAVMGKTKSVLTLVGRVINEAVSFIVFSLLDLFDFLLCYVYKLADFFMEAEWKPCYCSSGKEAITSSGKILVSEQGKSKIVCLSSSKLQLEEISDTLYTRPSLVSEVSNLTVTELKRLKVTDRTINVQSCEKIKNGTVRSTFTANSTIVEMLQGKIGKQQLHPIPRWSDCDCKLCISWTSSCKETLFVRAEGPKAFWTETLFPNFSSAAKSTYRLFAIDLLGFGRSPKPTDSLYTLREHLDMIEQSVLEPYKTKSLHIVAHSLGCILALALAVKHPGCVKSLTLLAPPYYPVPKGTQATQYVMRRVAPRRVWPLIAFGASIACWYEHISRTICLLICKNHRLWEFLTKLVTRNRIRTFLLEGFFLHTHNAAWHTLHNIICGTASKLDAYMDAVRDHLKCDVAVFHGQDDELIPVECSHNVKARIPRARVKVIEKKDHITIVVGRQKSFARELEEIWRNSSTRN, encoded by the exons ATGGCCGTCATGGGCAAAACCAAATCGGTTTTAACATTGGTTGGCAGGGTTATAAACGAGGCAGTGAGCTTCATTGTCTTCTCTTTGCTAGACCtttttgatttccttctttgttATGTTTACAAGTTAGCCGATTTCTTCATGGAAGCCGAATGGAAACCATGTTACTGCTCGTCCGGCAAAGAAGCCATCACTAGCAGTGGAAAAATCTTGGTATCCGAACAAGGCAAATCTAAGATCGTTTGCCTCAGTTCGAGCAAGCTACAACTCGAGGAGATCTCAGACACCCTCTATACGCGTCCTTCTCTGGTGTCCGAGGTCTCGAACTTGACCGTCACCGAGCTTAAAAGGCTCAAGGTCACGGACAGGACCATCAATGTACAGTCTTGTGAGAAGATCAAGAACGGCACGGTGCGCTCAACGTTCACGGCTAACTCCACCATTGTTGAAATGCTCCAAGGAAAGATTGGAAAGCAGCAATTACATCCGATCCCGAGGTGGTCCGACTGTGATTGTAAACTTTGCATTTCTTGGACCTCTTCTTGCAAAGAAACTCTGTTTGTACGAGCCGAAGGACCCAAAG CATTTTGGACAGAAACGCTTTTTCCAAATTTCTCAAGCGCTGCTAAATCGACATATCGCTTGTTTGCCATTGATCTGCTTGGGTTTGGAAGAAGTCCAAAGCCAACTGACTCTCTTTACACGCTAAGGGAGCACTTGGACATGATAGAACAGTCCGTGCTGGAACCATACAAAACCAAGTCTTTGCACATTGTGGCTCATTCTTTAGGTTGCATCTTGGCTCTTGCACTCGCTGTTAAGCACCCTGGCTGTGTGAAATCCTTAACCCTACTTGCACCT CCATATTACCCGGTGCCAAAGGGAACACAAGCTACACAATATGTGATGAGAAGGGTAGCTCCGAGGCGTGTATGGCCGCTGATTGCGTTTGGAGCGTCGATTGCATGCTGGTACGAGCACATTTCCCGGACAATTTGCCTGCTCATTTGCAAGAACCATCGATTGTGGGAATTTCTCACCAAACTTGTCACTAGAAACAG GATTAGGACATTCTTGCTTGAAGGTTTCTTCCTGCATACCCACAACGCTGCATGGCATACCCTACACAACATCATCTGCGGCACAGCCAGCAAACTTGACGCGTACATGGACGCAGTCCGAGACCACCTTAAGTGCGATGTTGCCGTGTTCCACGGCCAAGACGATGAGCTTATCCCTGTTGAATGCAGCCACAATGTGAAAGCAAGAATACCTCGTGCCCGTGTCAAAGTGATCGAGAAGAAGGATCATATTACGATCGTTGTAGGAAGACAAAAGTCCTTTGCTAGAGAACTAGAGGAGATATGGAGAAACTCAAGTACTCGTAATTAA
- the LOC122282850 gene encoding probable lysophospholipase BODYGUARD 3 isoform X1: MAVMGKTKSVLTLVGRVINEAVSFIVFSLLDLFDFLLCYVYKLADFFMEAEWKPCYCSSGKEAITSSGKILVSEQGKSKIVCLSSSKLQLEEISDTLYTRPSLVSEVSNLTVTELKRLKVTDRTINVQSCEKIKNGTVRSTFTANSTIVEMLQGKIGKQQLHPIPRWSDCDCKLCISWTSSCKETLFVRAEGPKDKAREDVLFIHGFISSSAFWTETLFPNFSSAAKSTYRLFAIDLLGFGRSPKPTDSLYTLREHLDMIEQSVLEPYKTKSLHIVAHSLGCILALALAVKHPGCVKSLTLLAPPYYPVPKGTQATQYVMRRVAPRRVWPLIAFGASIACWYEHISRTICLLICKNHRLWEFLTKLVTRNRIRTFLLEGFFLHTHNAAWHTLHNIICGTASKLDAYMDAVRDHLKCDVAVFHGQDDELIPVECSHNVKARIPRARVKVIEKKDHITIVVGRQKSFARELEEIWRNSSTRN, from the exons ATGGCCGTCATGGGCAAAACCAAATCGGTTTTAACATTGGTTGGCAGGGTTATAAACGAGGCAGTGAGCTTCATTGTCTTCTCTTTGCTAGACCtttttgatttccttctttgttATGTTTACAAGTTAGCCGATTTCTTCATGGAAGCCGAATGGAAACCATGTTACTGCTCGTCCGGCAAAGAAGCCATCACTAGCAGTGGAAAAATCTTGGTATCCGAACAAGGCAAATCTAAGATCGTTTGCCTCAGTTCGAGCAAGCTACAACTCGAGGAGATCTCAGACACCCTCTATACGCGTCCTTCTCTGGTGTCCGAGGTCTCGAACTTGACCGTCACCGAGCTTAAAAGGCTCAAGGTCACGGACAGGACCATCAATGTACAGTCTTGTGAGAAGATCAAGAACGGCACGGTGCGCTCAACGTTCACGGCTAACTCCACCATTGTTGAAATGCTCCAAGGAAAGATTGGAAAGCAGCAATTACATCCGATCCCGAGGTGGTCCGACTGTGATTGTAAACTTTGCATTTCTTGGACCTCTTCTTGCAAAGAAACTCTGTTTGTACGAGCCGAAGGACCCAAAG ATAAAGCACGAGAAGATGTTTTGTTCATTCATGGCTTCATTTCATCTTCAGCATTTTGGACAGAAACGCTTTTTCCAAATTTCTCAAGCGCTGCTAAATCGACATATCGCTTGTTTGCCATTGATCTGCTTGGGTTTGGAAGAAGTCCAAAGCCAACTGACTCTCTTTACACGCTAAGGGAGCACTTGGACATGATAGAACAGTCCGTGCTGGAACCATACAAAACCAAGTCTTTGCACATTGTGGCTCATTCTTTAGGTTGCATCTTGGCTCTTGCACTCGCTGTTAAGCACCCTGGCTGTGTGAAATCCTTAACCCTACTTGCACCT CCATATTACCCGGTGCCAAAGGGAACACAAGCTACACAATATGTGATGAGAAGGGTAGCTCCGAGGCGTGTATGGCCGCTGATTGCGTTTGGAGCGTCGATTGCATGCTGGTACGAGCACATTTCCCGGACAATTTGCCTGCTCATTTGCAAGAACCATCGATTGTGGGAATTTCTCACCAAACTTGTCACTAGAAACAG GATTAGGACATTCTTGCTTGAAGGTTTCTTCCTGCATACCCACAACGCTGCATGGCATACCCTACACAACATCATCTGCGGCACAGCCAGCAAACTTGACGCGTACATGGACGCAGTCCGAGACCACCTTAAGTGCGATGTTGCCGTGTTCCACGGCCAAGACGATGAGCTTATCCCTGTTGAATGCAGCCACAATGTGAAAGCAAGAATACCTCGTGCCCGTGTCAAAGTGATCGAGAAGAAGGATCATATTACGATCGTTGTAGGAAGACAAAAGTCCTTTGCTAGAGAACTAGAGGAGATATGGAGAAACTCAAGTACTCGTAATTAA
- the LOC122280903 gene encoding transcription factor MYC2-like isoform X2: protein MSSSPSSSLVSVSHEASPTLLQRLQFLLQSRPGYWWVYSIFWQTTKDSNGCVVLSWGDGHFRGTRGFVSKASNKADVDPHIYGFGLEKKKTSKVLQDLFAEDIDLDGEMDQTHAGLLYFYALSEARSFTVRDGVLGRAYSCGAYIWLTGDHDLQFYECERVKEARMHGIQTLLCVATSRGVIELGSSDVIKEDWSLVQLVKSLFDAENTSSQVLKQSSHLGQMAITAKRDLPFLDIGMCSQPQKEYFTLQGKQTEVDAIKEGAGLARSSSDSGPSDSDGNFASEKTENVRLKKRGRKPASTDRESPLNHVEAERQRREKLNHRFYALRSAVPNVSKMDKASLLADAVVYINELKAKIKNLEAKLKAQSPSANINSGFTTNTIEVEVEIVGSEALIRVQCPDVNYPHARLMNAIRDLQLQIHHASISSVKELMLQDVVVKVPDGSESTGEAMRSAILQRMRS from the exons ATGTCTTCCTCTCCTTCTTCTTCGCTTGTTTCCGTTTCTCATGAGGCCTCACCAACGCTTCTACAACGGCTGCAGTTCTTACTTCAAAGCCGGCCTGGATATTGGTGGGTCTACTCCATCTTTTGGCAAACAACCAAAGACAGCAACGGTTGTGTTGTTTTATCATGGGGTGATGGTCATTTTCGTGGCACCAGAGGCTTCGTCTCCAAAGCGTCCAACAAAGCCGATGTCGACCCACATATATACGGGTTCGGTTTGGAGAAAAAGAAGACGAGCAAAGTACTCCAAGATCTTTTTGCTGAGGACATAGACCTAGATGGAGAAATGGATCAGACTCATGCCGGCCTATTGTACTTTTACGCCCTCTCAGAGGCACGTTCATTTACTGTCCGCGATGGTGTTCTTGGCCGCGCATATAGCTGTGGGGCGTACATTTGGTTGACTGGTGATCACGACCTTCAGTTCTACGAGTGTGAGAGAGTTAAAGAAGCTCGTATGCATGGTATTCAGACTTTACTTTGCGTTGCAACTTCACGTGGGGTTATTGAACTGGGTTCTTCGGATGTGATTAAAGAAGATTGGAGTTTGGTGCAACTGGTCAAGTCCCTTTTCGATGCTGAAAACACCAGTTCTCAGGTCTTAAAGCAGTCAAGCCATCTGGGTCAGATGGCAATTACTGCCAAACGGGATCTTCCTTTTCTGGATATTGGAATGTGTTCACAGCCTCAGAAGGAGTACTTCACCTTGCAAGGGAAGCAAACGGAAGTCGATGCAATTAAAGAAGGTGCTGGTCTTGCCCGTTCATCATCTGACTCGGGGCCTTCTGATTCCGATGGCAATTTCGCCTCTGAAAAAACTGAGAACGTTCGACTgaagaaaagagggagaaagCCAGCATCGACGGATCGAGAATCCCCTCTAAACCACGTGGAGGCGGAGAGGCAGCGGCGAGAGAAGCTTAACCATCGGTTCTACGCGCTCCGCTCGGCTGTTCCCAATGTGTCGAAGATGGACAAGGCATCTTTACTTGCTGATGCAGTCGTTTACATCAATGAGCTCAAGGCCAAAATTAAGAACCTGGAAGCAAAACTTAAAGCACAGTCTCCGAGCGCCAACATTAATAGTG GTTTTACAACCAATACGatagaggtggaggtggagattgttggatCAGAAGCCTTGATAAGAGTGCAATGTCCTGACGTGAACTACCCGCACGCAAGATTGATGAATGCAATTAGAGACCTTCAGCTTCAAATTCATCATGCTAGCATATCAAGCGTGAAGGAGCTGATGCTTCAAGACGTTGTGGTTAAAGTTCCTGATGGATCTGAAAGTACTGGAGAGGCTATGAGAagtgctattcttcaaagaATGCGGAGTTAG
- the LOC122280903 gene encoding transcription factor MYC3-like isoform X1, producing the protein MSSSPSSSLVSVSHEASPTLLQRLQFLLQSRPGYWWVYSIFWQTTKDSNGCVVLSWGDGHFRGTRGFVSKASNKADVDPHIYGFGLEKKKTSKVLQDLFAEDIDLDGEMDQTHAGLLYFYALSEARSFTVRDGVLGRAYSCGAYIWLTGDHDLQFYECERVKEARMHGIQTLLCVATSRGVIELGSSDVIKEDWSLVQLVKSLFDAENTSSQVLKQSSHLGQMAITAKRDLPFLDIGMCSQPQKEYFTLQGKQTEVDAIKEGAGLARSSSDSGPSDSDGNFASEKTENVRLKKRGRKPASTDRESPLNHVEAERQRREKLNHRFYALRSAVPNVSKMDKASLLADAVVYINELKAKIKNLEAKLKAQSPSANINSGMSTFMYENQSKLATNIVHPTRTSSGFTTNTIEVEVEIVGSEALIRVQCPDVNYPHARLMNAIRDLQLQIHHASISSVKELMLQDVVVKVPDGSESTGEAMRSAILQRMRS; encoded by the coding sequence ATGTCTTCCTCTCCTTCTTCTTCGCTTGTTTCCGTTTCTCATGAGGCCTCACCAACGCTTCTACAACGGCTGCAGTTCTTACTTCAAAGCCGGCCTGGATATTGGTGGGTCTACTCCATCTTTTGGCAAACAACCAAAGACAGCAACGGTTGTGTTGTTTTATCATGGGGTGATGGTCATTTTCGTGGCACCAGAGGCTTCGTCTCCAAAGCGTCCAACAAAGCCGATGTCGACCCACATATATACGGGTTCGGTTTGGAGAAAAAGAAGACGAGCAAAGTACTCCAAGATCTTTTTGCTGAGGACATAGACCTAGATGGAGAAATGGATCAGACTCATGCCGGCCTATTGTACTTTTACGCCCTCTCAGAGGCACGTTCATTTACTGTCCGCGATGGTGTTCTTGGCCGCGCATATAGCTGTGGGGCGTACATTTGGTTGACTGGTGATCACGACCTTCAGTTCTACGAGTGTGAGAGAGTTAAAGAAGCTCGTATGCATGGTATTCAGACTTTACTTTGCGTTGCAACTTCACGTGGGGTTATTGAACTGGGTTCTTCGGATGTGATTAAAGAAGATTGGAGTTTGGTGCAACTGGTCAAGTCCCTTTTCGATGCTGAAAACACCAGTTCTCAGGTCTTAAAGCAGTCAAGCCATCTGGGTCAGATGGCAATTACTGCCAAACGGGATCTTCCTTTTCTGGATATTGGAATGTGTTCACAGCCTCAGAAGGAGTACTTCACCTTGCAAGGGAAGCAAACGGAAGTCGATGCAATTAAAGAAGGTGCTGGTCTTGCCCGTTCATCATCTGACTCGGGGCCTTCTGATTCCGATGGCAATTTCGCCTCTGAAAAAACTGAGAACGTTCGACTgaagaaaagagggagaaagCCAGCATCGACGGATCGAGAATCCCCTCTAAACCACGTGGAGGCGGAGAGGCAGCGGCGAGAGAAGCTTAACCATCGGTTCTACGCGCTCCGCTCGGCTGTTCCCAATGTGTCGAAGATGGACAAGGCATCTTTACTTGCTGATGCAGTCGTTTACATCAATGAGCTCAAGGCCAAAATTAAGAACCTGGAAGCAAAACTTAAAGCACAGTCTCCGAGCGCCAACATTAATAGTGGTATGAGTACTTTTATGTATGAAAACCAAAGCAAATTAGCTACCAATATTGTTCATCCCACAAGGACATCATCAGGTTTTACAACCAATACGatagaggtggaggtggagattgttggatCAGAAGCCTTGATAAGAGTGCAATGTCCTGACGTGAACTACCCGCACGCAAGATTGATGAATGCAATTAGAGACCTTCAGCTTCAAATTCATCATGCTAGCATATCAAGCGTGAAGGAGCTGATGCTTCAAGACGTTGTGGTTAAAGTTCCTGATGGATCTGAAAGTACTGGAGAGGCTATGAGAagtgctattcttcaaagaATGCGGAGTTAG